The genomic interval AGCGTAAAATTGCACCAAATTGAGTTTTGAGCTGACCacattttttggttttccctgCTGCACTGGAACGGTGGGCGTTTGCGGCctgtgtgtgggcgtggcagtctgGAAAACCGCAAATGATAATTTGCATTGTGCCAATAACAACAAAGCAAACATTTGCAATCAAATTCGATgaaaactcttttttttttgtttgtgtttttttgtcTATGTCTTTTTGGTAATTTGCCTTGTGGGCAGTGGGCGTGTGCGTGGGCGTGAAAAGTGGGCTAAGAGAGATTACATCATTAGTTGGTCCAAATACTGGAGGTCAGACTTCAAATGATTTATGTAGCAACCTGAAGAGTAATTGTCTTTTTCGCGTTTTCTTTATTTCGGTTGATTTCatcatttattaataaactaGCTATGTAAACAAAgttatgaaaaatgttgtaaatatttgttaactTCGATGGTTTTCAGTTTGACAAAAGAAAATGTGTATAGAGTTTTTTACTTAAACTAGCTTAAATTTAGCAAAATCTACAGttttttacttaaatttaGCAAAATCTTTTCCAGTTTAACTGCATTTCATAATCTGTTGCTTTCCTGTTTGTTAATTTCTTTCTTCATTTGTTATAATAACTTCTATAAGTTTCCCCATTTATAATTTCGAGTTGTGGGTCAAAGTCTTTGAAAAAATGAtgttataaaagaaaaagtaaaccgtgaacataaaaaatgggcaaaaataaaaacaaagttataTGAAAACATGGTTGGCCAGAGTCAAACGGGTTATGCGCTTGACCAGCTAGCTGGCTATATCCACAGCCTTAataaatgtggaaaatgttaAGTATACCAGAAATTTAAAGCCATGGAGTGTGTGTGGAGTAACGTGcagtgcaaaataaatacaaaggAGGAGCAAGTattgtataaataattttctcTAATTAATTGTACAACTTTGGATGGTCTGGCTGGTGTTAAAGCTGCTCACCTGAGCCTTTCCGCTTTTGGTGGTTTTCATATAGGCGGGATTTCGCATTAAAAGCGAACCAGCCACTGGGTGGTTGTCCAACACTTTGACAGCATTTTTCAAATCGcaattttcgtttttgccCGGCTAATTTAACGCGcatttttctggcattttTCCTTAACTTTATCcatatatacgtatatgtatttatttgtgaCAACATTTGCAGGATGCCAACATCTTGGCCGCACCCAGCCACCACATCCAGAGCCACATTTATGACTTGCCACAGCAAATGCAGCCAcatcagcaccaccatccccaccaccagcagcaacaacaacaacaacagcagcagcaacaacaacagcaacaacaacatcagcaacaacaacaacatcaactaAATGTCGAGGCTGTCATATTGCAGAATCAGGTGGATACATTGCATTGGCAATTGAAACAGGTGAGTGAATGAGCCGGCGAAAGGCAGACCAAGAAAAATCCGCAACCAAACAAAAGACTCAAGACACAAACGTGACTTGTGATTTCTGTTCTCGACTTGGAGGGAACTGTGTTAAGTGCCAAGTGAACCCCACAACCCAACAACCCCACAACAAACCCCATCTCGATCTCGATCTGCTTTGGCTGAACACTTCTGTTTGCTGCCCTCCTTGGATCAACCTGTTTTCCTGTCTCTGgcattttttattcaaatagTTCTCACGCTTAATTTACTCAAAtcggaatggaaatggaaatgtacGAGATGTGGAGAGCGATTCCGTCATCAGACATACTCGCTtgttagtttctgttcttttaCACTGTAATTTTTGTGAAGAATTCTTTAATTGGAAATAGTTTTACTCTAGCGAATTAAATAGTTCAAAGAAAGGGGTATTTCTTTAAAAGCAAGCTTTAAGAAAAGGGTATTTCTTTAAAAGCAAGCTTTAAGTTTTCACTACTTACTACTCCCTTATCTACTACTCCGAATATCTTCTTATATGAAAACAGCTTTGTACCTATAATCTTAAtcttgtttaatattttaccTGTGTACCAATCAAGGCACTTCCTTTCCCCATAGTTCCCAACTGCCCCATCGCAATTAGGCGGCGGAATTCTTCTCGGTCGCTTAATTATAGACTCGCAGTGTGGTCGGTTGGGGCTTTTCTATGGATGGCTTTGTTCTGGTCTTTGGTCATCGTGTGTCTTTCATTGTCTTTCGACCATTTcctttggccaacagctgcaTTAATTTTATACTTCCTCACAAAAGGTTGCTAATGGAGCTGACGGGTTTCTGCCGTCTGAAGAACCTTACTGTTAAAGTGAGAAGCGCCACGATTGAATCTTAACAATTCTGATTGGTATCTATATGGTGTGTAATAATAAGTTGGGCATCAATGAAGTGACTTGGGCATTCTGAAAATGCTTAAACAGGATTTCTAGAGGCACTCACACAGAATGAATTGATTAAAGCTGCTGTAAagaatttacaaattatagGTAGGTTTTTTAGCTTGGCTAATGCAAGAATTCGTGGGAATCTCACTTTAAATGGGATTTGTCTACGATCTGTATAGTTCCTAAAATAGTTTTGGTATTTTAAACAACTAATAAAATCCAGTAGCTTGGGTATTAAAAGTAACTAATAAAAATCGAGTAGATTGGCACTTATGTTTGTATATTATAAGTCTATATCATAAATCTAATATTTCAACTTCTACGGCTGGATGACTAATTTTTCCCCAACTGTCTAAGATTTTCCCCAATCGAAAACTAGACCATCACACTAAGCCGGCTTTGCTCCCAATTGACCGAATCGAACTTTGAACTCGAAACCGACAAAATGACCTTCAACGTTCACATTGGTTACGCTGAGATCTGGGATCCAACGTGGTCAGTTTCTCCCCTCCGAACACTTTCAATTCGAGGCTATTCTATGCAACGCGTAATCAGCCAACGGATGCCGCTGAAAGAGCGAAAATATTTACGctttcatttcgatttaatgCGCTTTAAATGAGCCCCAATGAAGTTGACTTGGAAAGCCGGCGATCTGCGCtttggaaaattgcaaaaagaaaacaaagcagtgaccagaaaaaaaaaaaaaatgaaaataataagaaaagataaatattttctgtaGTTTGCCACGTTTCTTGTTTGGCGAACGGAAAACTAAACTGGGTTAGAAGGCAGGAAAACCGCgttggaaaaactttttgccattatAAATGAAACGAAAAATCCATGCAGGCGTGGGTGGAACCCAGGCGagattgattgattgattgattgagtGAGTAGACGATGTAGACGATGCAGTCGATGGGAGGGAAccgcatttaatttatgcaccGTGGAGATCCCAGACTGAACAGACCGGTGTAGCCAGGAAATGCGTTGAATGTGGAAGCTGCTGCCAGGCCAAGCGAGTCCGAATCGGAATCaaaatccgaatccgaatccaagTGCGAGTGCGAATCCGAATCCTCTCAGCTCCAATTGCTCGACAATGGCTGAAACACTTTGGgcattaatgaaattaaacaaagCATAACAAATTCGAAATCAaatacagcagcagcagcagcaatgcgccgacaacaatttccacatcattttcaaataaatctCAGACACACGAAAACAATTCGTAATTCGAATGAAAACCTTTGGCAAACACGCAGTAGGAAAACCTCCGAAAACGGAAAAACGTCCAATGGAAAATTAGCAACAATTTTCAAGCGTTGCAATAGCAACGAATGCATCGCCAACTTACATAATCAGCCAGACACCAACTATTTTGGCATCGTGTGAAGCCCCCCCAAAATACCagtagatatatatatgtatatacatatactcgtacatacatatacccaaccgttttggccaattttcaAATGGGAGGTGGGCGTGTGCCAGCCAGCCAGGTGATGGCAATCGGCAATCTTAACGCCTTTTTGAGGTCTCTGCCAATTTGGCAAGCGCCATAGTTTCGAATGGCATTTGATAATTAGACAATTTGGCCCACAGAAGTTAACCAAAACTGACATAGCCCCACCATCAACTTGGCCAAAGATGCTGATATGGCCCAAAGACCCACAGGCACAATGAAGTGAAGAGAAATGCGCAGAGTAAGGGGCGCGATAACAAATCAAGTGAAAGTTTTTATAggctgatgatgatgcttATGCTGATGCTGATACTGCTGCTCCATAAATGTTTGCTGCCAAGCAAAATCATTTataattaacataaataataaattaaagtcaTCGGTTCAAATGCATTATCAATGTGTCAAAGCAATGACCTGGCACATTGGAGCAAAGCTGTAAAACTTGTAGGGGAAATGCAAAGTGAGTTGGCTGGCGAAAGGTCGATTGAATAGGATTTACATGAAGATCTATAGATAACACAGAGCTGAAAGCACACTTAAAATATGGGCCATAAAGTTTCTGAGGTTACATTCCCAAAGAGAGAGATACAATACTTGAAACTAGCCTTATAAAGCTACTAAAGTTACTCTAAATCCATTTATAATCCTACATTTCAGACCGAAACCAATTGCGAGATGTACCGAGCGGTGATGGAGGAGGTAGCCCGCTTCTTTGAGCGATaccaactgcagcagcaactgcagcagacCCAACGCAATGGCGAGCAGATAGCCCGCTCCAAGAGTCTGCATCATGTCCATGGAGTGGGCAACACCTCGCTGCAGAGCGATGCCCGGGATGATGACGCCTCCAGTGGCGGATCCGCTTCATATCTACGCGCCCGGAGCAGCACCAATTTGATGTTGAATAAATCAATGCATGCCATGGATGAGGAGCATAATTACGAGACGATTGCACCAGCTGGCAGCTATAATGCCTTCAAGGATTTCACTTGGTAAGCTGAGTTCCATACCAGTGCTAATAAGTTTCGAAACTATTAATAACCGAATTTATGTTTCCCTCCGCCACAGGCGTCGATCCCCAAAGAAGTCTGGAGGCAGTGGCGGTTGCAAGTCACGGCTATCGGCACCGGAGGCAGCCGAGGAGAAGCTGAATCAGGAGGCCTTTCGTTTGGCCAGAACCATAAGGAATCTCCTGCACACCTCGGAACAGCAGCCAGATCTCACGCAGCCGCGGCACTCGCTTGCTTCGATTTCATCGCTGCCCTCGGGAAATCATCGTCTATGCAAGGGAAAAACCAGTTCGGTGATGACACTGCTAACGCCACCATTGCACAATTCCACGAGCATCATGAGTGCCACACTGGAGACACCATCGCCGGGCGGGAAATCAAATGCGGAACTCATCTTTCTGCGGGCCAACAACATGCGCGACTCGAGGCTATCGCTGCGCAGCTCCACCGACAGTTCCGTGCATTCCACCATCTCCTCGACGgcatcctcctcctcgaaAGTGGAAACGGACGAGGAGACGCAGACCCAGACCACCGCCAGCAACACAGCCATCAGTAATATCAtcagcaatagcaatagcaatagcaaacCCAGCAGCAATAAGCAGAGCGGTTCCAGTACCGAGGATGAGAGTGGCTTCAGTTCGATTAGCTCCTTTCACGATGTCGGCCTGCCCCTGAGTTCCACCTTGATGAATGGCAACCAGCGGCGCCTCTCCATGTCCTCGGACAGCAGGAACTCCACACTAAAGTCCGGCTTGAATATGGTGGGGCTGCCTATGCAAAACCAGACGCAAATTCAAGTGCAGGTTCAAGCTCAGATTTCCAGCGGACCATCGCCCTCGAAAACCTACCGCAATGCGAATCGCTACCAGCGCTTCTCCACTTTATCCAACGAGGATGCAGCCGCTGTTTTATGGGTctgaaataatttatgaatctatttgagatacttttcaaaaaatgGTTAcgaaaaacctttttttttttaatttttgtataccCCGTAGCTGTTTCGATTGGTTTTCTCTAGTGCCTCCGCTTAGTGTTAAGTTGACCATTGAATATAGAGTGCATACATTTTCAGTTTGTAtgttatgatttttgtaagAACCAAGCGCGCATTTCTATGTTAACAATATGTAAATTGATTTGTCTTAAGTTTTGCAGTatttataaatgaataaaaataatttataacatAAAACCAGCATAGTATACTGCTTATTTCACGTCATTTGTTGTGCGTGTGTCATTGTTTCACATCCTTCTTTTCGATACGTTTCGTTTAGGTCTTAGAAAAATGTGCTAAAGTAATTTTGGTTATTAGTAAGCAATCCCCACTCGAATCCCAACTAAATTCGTTGAGACCACAACCGTTGCGGAGGTCACcatataaattaaagtaatCTGTTCGcagcaaaacaataaaaaaccatCATCACAACAACATGGCCAGTGCACAAGTGCAAAGTTTTGATTTCAAGAAGCAGCAGGATCAGCACCATCAACTGGACAACATCCAAAAGCATCAGCACCACGAAGGTGTGCCACTGGAGAGCAAAGCGCAAGAGCCCATTGATGAAGAGCTATGCCAGGTGGAGTACAAGCATCCGTTGGAGCATGTGTGGACGCTGTGGTATTTGGAAAACGATCGCACCAAGCACTGGAAGGACATGCTGAACGAGATTACCGAGATCGACAGTGTGGAGACCTTCTGGAGCTTGTACTATACCATCAAGACCCCATCCGAGCTGAAGATTGGATGCGACTACTCCATGTTCAAGAAGGGCATAAAGTAGGATACAATCATTGCACATTGTGAGAAGCTAACTTAAATACTCTAATCCCAAAGACCAATGTGGGAGGATGAGGCCAACATCAAGGGTGGTCGCTGGCTGGTCACCGCGGGCAAAAGTGCCAAGGTGGAACTGGATCGCATTTGGCTGGACATACTCCTGATGATGGTGGGCCAGACCTTTGAATACTCCGACGAGATCTGCGGCGCTGTGATCAACATACGCGCCAAGAGCAACAAGATCTGTAAGTTTATTAGCTATGCTCCACATTGATATAGAAAGTATGCATTACAGCGGTTTGGACGGCCAACGGGAGTAACGAAATGGCCATTCTGGAGATCGGCCAGAAGCTGAAGATACTCTTGCATGTGCCATCGCATAATTTGCAGTATCAACTTCATTCCGATGCAATGTGCAAAATCAATTCGGGCGTCAAATCGGTTTATACACTCTGAAAGCGAGCGTTTGGGTCCTCTACgttactatatatttttatttttgtacacCAGATTCGTATGTGTGGAAGATTAGATTGGCTTAGTGTATATGAATATTTACTTGGAATTGCCCTTAAACGAAATTGTCTGAGATactaaattaaaaaaccaaatttcCAACGCGCAGCAATGGCATCTTTTGGGGTGAGGTTTAATACTTTGTGACTGTGTAATTCCTTGCCTACTTTGCAGCTTTAAAACTAAGAATAAAAAATGCTGGaggttttaaaaatgtttttctttaatcatTGTTCATGTGTTAACTTAAACATCATCATGCTTTGAATGCCTTACGACTTAGGGCCGTAATTGCCTACTCAAGCAAAATCGTTGAGTTATAATCAATATGGTAAGATagggtttttaaaaaatttactCAGTAAACATTCACAGCTTGTTGCGGTGTGGCGATCATCCGACCGAAACCCATTCGAATCGATCGTTCGGTGCGTGCGTGAATGCGATCCCTAGTCACTGCAATGAGTAGTTGGTTACATTTAGCGACGCGACACAATTATTCGGGCACGGGAGTACACATATGGAGAACTATTTACAAGTTAATCATGATCAATCGATAGCAGCTCGTAGCAAACGCTTCAACATTCGCCAGCTTCATATCGACAGGTGCAGCTTAACAATACATTTTACAATCTAAACAATATTGGACGCGTGATAATTTGTTTCTGGTTGTTTTGTGAGATTACGAATTCGAAACTTGCATATATGCACTCGGACATGGGGCCACCCACACCCAAGGAATAACACTGCAAACGAGTCTCTCGCCAAGAGAGACATCCAAAATGGAATACACAAATTGACTGCGGAGTCATCATCAGCACTAAATGCGGCCCACAACGGCCTTGTTTTTCCGCGTGGGTTGCACCGAGAGTGGCGGCACCACTAGCATCTCCGATTGCGTTGACGGCGAACTGCTTCGCATGCTTGCACAGTCCTCATCATCTACCTCctacaaaaatataatcatTCATCAGTTGTCGTTCATTTCGGATTTTGTAGTTGTACACACATTTATATTCGTGCAGCTGGCCAAACGCATCTGGGCCAATTGAGAGGCGGGCGTTAGAGAGTTGGTGCTGCCAAACGGCGAAGTCATCATCGTAGAAACGGCCCGTTTCAGTTTGTTGGGCGTCTTGTTGAAGGAGAAAGCACGACCCACCTAAAGCAATGAAACTTAGTATTAGAAAAGTTTAAAGGTAACAAAATTCTAAGGACTCACCTTGAGTCGCGTTTTTGCCGCAAGTTTAAAGGCCTTGCTGAGCGTGCTGACATTCACATCGCTTATGTCCACCTCCAGTTCCTGTGAGGTACGACAAATCAAAAGTTTGTCCTGCAAGAAAAGGAACATTAATACCAGAATAATAAACTATGTAGGCTTCCACTTACCGCATCAGTACGGCAGGTATGAGCTGCAATCTGGTTGCACAATTTCTTTACGTAGACCGACTTATCCGTCTCCTCATCACTGATCGTAAACGTATAGAGCTTCTCCTTATCGCCCCGCAAGAGCAAACCAAAAGCCCTTGGACTATCCGAGATGTCAATCACTAACCGGATCGTATTTAGCGATATCAGCTTAAGATGCTTATGCGTCTTCGCAGTGCTCGGCGATTTTGCAGTGTTAAATCCTTTAGAACGCCGCTTGCACAGCTCAATGGAATCGGAGAACAGGTACAGAACCAGGCTATCACCACGACCGCTAAGCGAATCGGAGAGCTCGTTCACCTCACACTTTAAGATAAAGCTGCGGTTGGAGCTCACTAAATGCGCCGGACACCCTTCGATATCGTTGAATATATCGAAGATGGCCATGCGCGATTCGGTTCGCCTTTTGTCCTCGTTGATGTGCAGTGTCACCTGCTTGATGGCCTTCAGGGCCTCCTCCAAACGTCCGTGATCCGCATTGCCACTGGTCGTGTGTTTCAGAATATCATTCAGCAGCAGACTGATACTAGGCAGTCGCTGAACCGGACGGATCATTAGATCCTGTAGACCTTGGCGTCCGCACTCCGGTTTTGTCTGATTGATCTTCAGAAAGGCGTGGAAACGCGGATATTCCCGATCGCAGTACTGCAATTGCTCCTTCATTTGCTCGAAGAAGTTGACGTATGGTGGATAGGCCTTTATCAGTTCGTCGCGATGCTGAATGATTATGTCTCCAATTAGACAATCTTCCCGCCAGTTGGCGTGCAACTTCCGCAGATGCTCCAGCATGCTCTGGTGCACCTCGTGGATGGGCAGAAAGTTGCCAAAGATCGTCTTAATCTCGGACTTATTGAGCAGCGGATCATTGGTTTCGGCCAACTCTTccaatttgtttttgaaaagCTGTGGACGagcataaaaaaataaataaaactttcaTCGTTAAGATCATATTCAACCTACATTCAGTATGGTGTCCAATATGCCCACGTAGTTGGACTCAGTGGTATAGAAGTCCATAAAGTGATTAAAGCGCATTGATTTCTTGGCTGGTGTGGCATCGCTCGCCTCCGGCTCGGCATGCAGCAACTTATCCGACTCCAGTTTATCCGGACTGGTGGTGCAATCGAATAAACTATTTGACACGGACAGTAGACCTGCATCCGAAACGGAGGAGCGTCGTTTTCCAGAGCCCAATGGAGTGCCCTCCAGTTGGATGCGTTGCGAAAAACGCTTGCGTTTCCTTTTGTTAAAGCTAATGGGTAAGGAATCCCGACGATCTGTGTTCGGCGTATTCGTGATGCTATCCAAATACTAAGGAATCGACTATTAGTTTCAGCTTGTAAGCAATTTAATAGTGCTCTACTTACGTCGCCAAACAGATAGTCCATCTCATTGGCATAGCCATTCTGTATGGTATACCAGAACCAGTCTGATTTCAGGATATGCGTGTGATTATTCTTCGGCTCCGGCTTCGTCAAAGTCGTGTGCTCGTCAACCACCTGAACGGAAGAGAACATGGCAATTAATTTCGATGGTTCATCGTTTAGTGTGTAAAAGAGATGCAAAATGTGCTAgatcgcaaaaaaaaaaaaacaaaaatgttttgtttgctggctAATTTAGATTATACGAAACGGAGTCAATCAAGCGTCTATATAGATGGTATATATAGAGGGATATAGCTcggcacagcagcagcaagcacaATAAATTTTGAACACATtcatcaaaatgcaaaaaggccaaacaaaacatttttagtgcACATTTTTGGCAGCACTTTGAAACGGCAAAAAAGATCTTGGCGAACGAAACGAGGCAAAAGTGTGAAGCTATGGAACATTAATGCAAATTGCTTTGCCCCGAGAACGAGTAAcatttgtgtaaatatttgttagtCCAtcaagaaaataataataataattcaacCAAATGCGAATGAATCGCTCGTGCTAGACGGTTAAAGGTTTGCTCGATTTTATTCTCTTTTCCATTTAttgtttcaatttgtttatctACGCTGTTTTCTAGTTGgcatttttaacatttattcaAGCTGAACGAAAGTCTGTCTATTTAAAGTGTGTGgggtgtgtgttttgtgtgtggcaaataaatgttattcaaatatttattgtgctGCTTTGTTTGGTTgtgttttttacttttttactaTTTTGTACTTTGTGCGCTGGCCAGAAAAATATTGAGTAGACCATAGGAAACCAAAGTTATTTACAGAAGAAATTCCAGACACCGCACCAAATTAGATGTTATATGAGTTGTGACTTAAGCTACGGCATAACcattaaataacaattaacAAAACATTTGGGATGGAAGGAGGCTGGATAATGGATGGCGGGAGGATTGAGGCAAATCGCTTCGCACAGCAactgaaaaaatgttaaaaatgcTCGAACATATTTAATTCAACACAATGGAAACATGGGAAAGTGGAGCAGATGATTAAAATACATCACAGAATCATACAATTGGTATTTGAGAATATCCGAAAAGATAAAATATTTCGCAAAATCACTATACAaaggataaaaaaaaaatatttttaaaatcttcAATGTTCGACTGTATAAGAAAACAAATCTTCAATGTTCGACTGTATAAAAAAACACCTCGAAGTGGAAATATTTTGCCGTTTCAAAGTGTGTCCTCTCCATTTGAAAAGATCTTTTGGAGCAAACACTTGTGAATTTTAAAAGTACCATTGCCATGGGCTCTTCTATGTGAGCGGGGCTATGACGCCGCGTTGTCGACTCTTCGGGAGACTTAATTACTAGCACCGAGCTATGTACAGCGATCGAAGTCGATAATATGGGAGATGAcgatgttgatgatgatgatgttggcATTGCAGGCGTGACGGCAGCAGCACAGAAAGCAAATGTGTGGGTGGAGGTATCGTTGACATCCAACGTGGCGGTGCAATTAGGATTCGGATTGGGATTCAGGATGGGTGTGGATGGGTTAGTTAGGGACAAAGCGGAAACCACACCAGAGACGGGGCCGAAGAGTCGCTTGGCTGTTTTGGGCGTGGCCGTTGATCGGAGCTTGGGCGCTTTTGGCGTCTTGAAGCCACTATCCAG from Drosophila yakuba strain Tai18E2 chromosome 3L, Prin_Dyak_Tai18E2_2.1, whole genome shotgun sequence carries:
- the LOC6533371 gene encoding protein ECT2 isoform X6 encodes the protein MESGEKTTKGRWKLILGPPALKYAAEMKQTLGQNSRPIYNYAMRGVVTCFTGIRKKDELTKLVNLIHSMGGCIKKDLNTKTTHLICNHSGGEKYQYAKTFRLTVVRPAWVFAAWADRNSLEFDATQENFTKTHRLKAFEGQKICFFGFPAEEHQHMVDVLLENGGVCAELDDPECSHVVVDEHTTLTKPEPKNNHTHILKSDWFWYTIQNGYANEMDYLFGDYLDSITNTPNTDRRDSLPISFNKRKRKRFSQRIQLEGTPLGSGKRRSSVSDAGLLSVSNSLFDCTTSPDKLESDKLLHAEPEASDATPAKKSMRFNHFMDFYTTESNYVGILDTILNLFKNKLEELAETNDPLLNKSEIKTIFGNFLPIHEVHQSMLEHLRKLHANWREDCLIGDIIIQHRDELIKAYPPYVNFFEQMKEQLQYCDREYPRFHAFLKINQTKPECGRQGLQDLMIRPVQRLPSISLLLNDILKHTTSGNADHGRLEEALKAIKQVTLHINEDKRRTESRMAIFDIFNDIEGCPAHLVSSNRSFILKCEVNELSDSLSGRGDSLVLYLFSDSIELCKRRSKGFNTAKSPSTAKTHKHLKLISLNTIRLVIDISDSPRAFGLLLRGDKEKLYTFTISDEETDKSVYVKKLCNQIAAHTCRTDADKLLICRTSQELEVDISDVNVSTLSKAFKLAAKTRLKVGRAFSFNKTPNKLKRAVSTMMTSPFGSTNSLTPASQLAQMRLASCTNINEVDDEDCASMRSSSPSTQSEMLVVPPLSVQPTRKNKAVVGRI
- the LOC6533371 gene encoding protein ECT2 isoform X5, which produces MEMETIEEQSKCEMSITTLPTRICLVGGVGQDADTLQAAESFGLPIVTSDTGLDILGESSEWRTFYVLDDFEGASFEAIHKQKECILGPPALKYAAEMKQTLGQNSRPIYNYAMRGVVTCFTGIRKKDELTKLVNLIHSMGGCIKKDLNTKTTHLICNHSGGEKYQYAKTFRLTVVRPAWVFAAWADRNSLEFDATQENFTKTHRLKAFEGQKICFFGFPAEEHQHMVDVLLENGGVCAELDDPECSHVVVDEHTTLTKPEPKNNHTHILKSDWFWYTIQNGYANEMDYLFGDYLDSITNTPNTDRRDSLPISFNKRKRKRFSQRIQLEGTPLGSGKRRSSVSDAGLLSVSNSLFDCTTSPDKLESDKLLHAEPEASDATPAKKSMRFNHFMDFYTTESNYVGILDTILNLFKNKLEELAETNDPLLNKSEIKTIFGNFLPIHEVHQSMLEHLRKLHANWREDCLIGDIIIQHRDELIKAYPPYVNFFEQMKEQLQYCDREYPRFHAFLKINQTKPECGRQGLQDLMIRPVQRLPSISLLLNDILKHTTSGNADHGRLEEALKAIKQVTLHINEDKRRTESRMAIFDIFNDIEGCPAHLVSSNRSFILKCEVNELSDSLSGRGDSLVLYLFSDSIELCKRRSKGFNTAKSPSTAKTHKHLKLISLNTIRLVIDISDSPRAFGLLLRGDKEKLYTFTISDEETDKSVYVKKLCNQIAAHTCRTDADKLLICRTSQELEVDISDVNVSTLSKAFKLAAKTRLKVGRAFSFNKTPNKLKRAVSTMMTSPFGSTNSLTPASQLAQMRLASCTNINEVDDEDCASMRSSSPSTQSEMLVVPPLSVQPTRKNKAVVGRI
- the LOC6533371 gene encoding protein ECT2 isoform X4, which codes for MLHLPLVQFNFGSHLGKKSSKVVTVQRQSASYFTYAAAEEVKQAKLRQAALCQVYEDFTEMSITTLPTRICLVGGVGQDADTLQAAESFGLPIVTSDTGLDILGESSEWRTFYVLDDFEGASFEAIHKQKECILGPPALKYAAEMKQTLGQNSRPIYNYAMRGVVTCFTGIRKKDELTKLVNLIHSMGGCIKKDLNTKTTHLICNHSGGEKYQYAKTFRLTVVRPAWVFAAWADRNSLEFDATQENFTKTHRLKAFEGQKICFFGFPAEEHQHMVDVLLENGGVCAELDDPECSHVVVDEHTTLTKPEPKNNHTHILKSDWFWYTIQNGYANEMDYLFGDYLDSITNTPNTDRRDSLPISFNKRKRKRFSQRIQLEGTPLGSGKRRSSVSDAGLLSVSNSLFDCTTSPDKLESDKLLHAEPEASDATPAKKSMRFNHFMDFYTTESNYVGILDTILNLFKNKLEELAETNDPLLNKSEIKTIFGNFLPIHEVHQSMLEHLRKLHANWREDCLIGDIIIQHRDELIKAYPPYVNFFEQMKEQLQYCDREYPRFHAFLKINQTKPECGRQGLQDLMIRPVQRLPSISLLLNDILKHTTSGNADHGRLEEALKAIKQVTLHINEDKRRTESRMAIFDIFNDIEGCPAHLVSSNRSFILKCEVNELSDSLSGRGDSLVLYLFSDSIELCKRRSKGFNTAKSPSTAKTHKHLKLISLNTIRLVIDISDSPRAFGLLLRGDKEKLYTFTISDEETDKSVYVKKLCNQIAAHTCRTDADKLLICRTSQELEVDISDVNVSTLSKAFKLAAKTRLKVGRAFSFNKTPNKLKRAVSTMMTSPFGSTNSLTPASQLAQMRLASCTNINEVDDEDCASMRSSSPSTQSEMLVVPPLSVQPTRKNKAVVGRI